A region of Rhodospirillales bacterium DNA encodes the following proteins:
- a CDS encoding (2Fe-2S)-binding protein, translated as MTMSVSMSVNGKKVSGNVEARTLLVQFLRENLGLTGTHVGCDTSQCGACVVHVDGKAVKSCTMLAVQASDATVTTIEGLAADPEKLHPMQEAFRDNHGLQCGFCTPGMVMSAIDLVKRHNYAVDEDIVRHGLEGNICRCTGYHNIVKSILAGAQAMKAAGV; from the coding sequence ATGACGATGTCCGTTTCCATGTCGGTCAACGGCAAGAAGGTGTCCGGAAACGTCGAGGCGCGCACGCTGCTGGTGCAGTTCCTGCGCGAGAATCTCGGCCTGACCGGCACGCATGTGGGCTGCGACACCAGCCAGTGCGGCGCCTGCGTCGTGCATGTCGACGGCAAGGCGGTGAAGTCCTGCACGATGCTTGCGGTCCAGGCGTCGGACGCCACGGTCACGACGATCGAGGGCCTCGCCGCCGACCCGGAGAAGCTGCATCCCATGCAGGAGGCGTTCCGCGACAACCACGGCCTGCAGTGCGGCTTCTGCACGCCGGGCATGGTGATGAGCGCGATCGACCTGGTGAAGCGGCACAACTACGCCGTCGACGAGGACATCGTCCGCCACGGCCTCGAGGGCAACATCTGCCGCTGCACCGGCTACCACAACATCGTGAAGTCGATTCTGGCCGGCGCCCAGGCGATGAAGGCCGCCGGCGTCTGA
- a CDS encoding M14 family metallopeptidase, whose protein sequence is MTTSVHSFAADYPEAREKFLAAARIAGAATSRYDNPVKGPDGGSLSTDVAWLGPDDADKVVVTISSTHGVEGFCGSGAQVDWLMRRGASALPRGVAALFVHAINPYGFAWLRRVTEEGNDLNRNFVDHSKPYPDNPGYSELADAIVPPALSGPAFEAAQARLKAYRAREGDVAFYRALSGGQFTHADGLFYGGGGASWANRTTHAIIERFLARRRDVAVIDFHTGLGPFGYGELITHYEPDHDGSRRVRAFWGESVTESKKGQTSSQARDGLGHYGFNRALPRSRVTMATLEFGTYDRESGHRAFVADAWLHRHGDPLGAEAGPIRAAMRKQFYPDTEEWKEMVLFRGNQTIRQAIAALAADGGGEP, encoded by the coding sequence ATGACGACGTCCGTGCATTCCTTCGCCGCCGACTATCCCGAAGCGCGCGAGAAGTTCCTCGCCGCCGCGCGCATCGCCGGCGCCGCGACCAGCCGCTACGACAACCCCGTGAAGGGGCCCGACGGCGGCTCGTTGTCGACCGACGTCGCCTGGCTCGGGCCGGACGACGCCGACAAGGTGGTCGTGACCATCTCCTCGACCCACGGCGTCGAGGGGTTCTGCGGCTCGGGCGCGCAGGTCGACTGGCTGATGCGCCGCGGCGCCTCGGCGCTGCCGCGCGGCGTGGCGGCGCTGTTCGTGCACGCCATCAATCCCTACGGTTTCGCGTGGCTGCGGCGGGTGACGGAGGAGGGCAACGACCTCAACCGCAACTTCGTCGACCATTCCAAGCCCTATCCCGACAATCCCGGCTACAGCGAGCTGGCCGACGCGATCGTGCCGCCGGCGCTGTCGGGGCCGGCGTTCGAGGCGGCGCAGGCGCGCCTGAAGGCGTACCGCGCGCGCGAAGGCGACGTCGCCTTCTACCGGGCGCTGTCCGGCGGGCAGTTCACGCACGCCGACGGGTTGTTCTACGGCGGCGGCGGCGCGAGCTGGGCCAACCGCACGACGCACGCGATCATCGAGCGCTTCCTGGCGCGGCGCCGCGACGTCGCGGTGATCGACTTCCACACCGGCCTCGGGCCGTTCGGTTACGGCGAGCTGATCACCCATTACGAGCCGGACCACGACGGCTCGCGCCGCGTGCGCGCCTTCTGGGGCGAATCGGTGACGGAGTCGAAGAAGGGCCAGACGTCCTCGCAGGCCCGCGACGGGCTGGGCCACTACGGCTTCAACCGCGCGCTGCCGCGATCGCGCGTGACCATGGCGACGCTGGAGTTCGGCACCTATGACCGCGAGAGCGGCCACCGCGCCTTCGTCGCCGACGCCTGGCTGCACCGCCACGGCGATCCGCTCGGCGCGGAGGCCGGTCCGATCCGCGCGGCGATGCGCAAGCAGTTCTATCCCGACACCGAGGAGTGGAAGGAGATGGTGCTTTTCCGTGGCAACCAGACCATCCGGCAGGCGATCGCGGCGCTGGCCGCCGACGGCGGCGGGGAGCCCTGA
- a CDS encoding M81 family metallopeptidase, which yields MSADQPRIALLGFAIECNRFAPVSTREDFAVDVDMRGNALLVEARKPAPELMPDMPGFVTEMDRTGAWIPVPIRIASAQPGGPVDDPYFRELMAEFESGLRGMGPFDGVYVSSHGAALTTASDDPDGELYAMIRRVVGPAVPVIGTFDLHCNVSPAMVENITVFVGYRCNPHTDIRERGVEAARHMRETLAGATPVAEMVKIPLVAPQISLLTAAGPYADAMDYGLSKVGGPVMNVSVMAGFSYSDTPKNGFTAIVTARNGDRAAARALALDIVTRTWNDRARFKRAMTPLDDAVRMAVAVGNDPSLPPIILADVADNPGGGGRGNTTWLLQALKDAGAKGVVVGVFNDPAVAAQAHGLGRGARFRARFNTREQDGFSKAWECDATVAALSDGRYVGRRGLARGMASDMGPSALLDLDGIKIAVITHRQQCLDPMQFEQFGLDPAMARTIVVKSRGHFRAGFDGFVPSARTYEVDCPGLTSPNLATFPWSRLPRPVYPLDEHTSWTPPAA from the coding sequence GTGTCCGCCGATCAGCCGCGTATCGCCCTGCTGGGCTTCGCTATCGAATGCAACCGTTTCGCGCCGGTCAGCACGCGCGAGGATTTCGCGGTCGACGTCGACATGCGCGGCAACGCCCTGCTGGTCGAGGCGCGCAAACCGGCGCCGGAGCTGATGCCGGACATGCCCGGTTTCGTCACCGAGATGGACCGGACCGGCGCGTGGATTCCGGTGCCGATCCGCATCGCCTCGGCCCAGCCCGGCGGGCCGGTCGACGATCCGTATTTCCGCGAGCTGATGGCCGAGTTCGAGTCCGGGCTGCGCGGCATGGGCCCGTTCGACGGCGTCTACGTCTCCTCGCACGGCGCGGCGCTGACGACCGCCAGCGACGATCCCGACGGCGAGCTCTACGCCATGATCCGCCGCGTCGTCGGCCCGGCCGTGCCGGTGATCGGAACCTTCGACCTCCATTGCAACGTCTCGCCGGCGATGGTCGAGAACATCACGGTGTTCGTCGGCTACCGCTGCAATCCGCACACCGACATCCGCGAGCGCGGCGTCGAGGCGGCGCGGCACATGCGCGAGACCCTGGCGGGCGCGACGCCGGTCGCGGAGATGGTCAAGATTCCGCTGGTGGCGCCGCAGATCTCGCTGCTGACCGCCGCGGGGCCCTACGCCGACGCCATGGACTACGGCCTGTCGAAGGTCGGCGGCCCGGTCATGAACGTCTCGGTCATGGCGGGGTTCTCCTACAGCGACACGCCGAAGAACGGCTTCACCGCGATCGTCACGGCGCGGAACGGCGACCGCGCGGCGGCGCGCGCGCTGGCGCTCGACATCGTCACCCGGACCTGGAACGACCGGGCGCGCTTCAAGCGCGCCATGACGCCGCTCGACGACGCCGTGCGCATGGCCGTCGCGGTCGGGAACGATCCGTCCCTGCCGCCCATCATCCTCGCCGACGTCGCCGACAACCCCGGCGGCGGCGGACGCGGCAACACGACGTGGCTGCTGCAGGCGTTGAAGGACGCCGGCGCGAAGGGCGTCGTGGTCGGCGTGTTCAACGACCCGGCGGTGGCGGCGCAGGCGCACGGCCTCGGCCGCGGCGCGCGGTTCCGCGCCCGCTTCAACACGCGCGAGCAGGACGGTTTCTCGAAGGCTTGGGAATGCGACGCCACCGTCGCGGCGTTGAGCGACGGCCGCTATGTCGGCCGCCGCGGGCTGGCGCGGGGCATGGCCAGCGACATGGGGCCCTCGGCGCTGCTCGATCTCGACGGGATCAAGATCGCGGTCATCACCCACCGCCAGCAATGCCTCGACCCGATGCAGTTCGAGCAGTTCGGCCTCGATCCGGCGATGGCGCGCACGATCGTCGTGAAGAGCCGCGGCCATTTCCGCGCCGGGTTCGACGGCTTCGTGCCGTCGGCGCGCACCTACGAGGTCGATTGCCCCGGCCTGACGTCGCCCAACCTGGCGACGTTCCCGTGGTCGCGCCTGCCGCGGCCGGTCTACCCGCTCGACGAGCACACGAGCTGGACGCCACCGGCCGCGTAG
- a CDS encoding D-cysteine desulfhydrase — translation MQLGRFDRVRLGHWPTPLERAPRLTAALGGPTIWIKRDDCTGLATGGNKTRKLEFLVGEAVARGADTLITLGAVQSNHVRQTAAAAARMGMACEILLERRLSQTTPTYERNGNVLFDRLLGARLREVPSGTDMLAAAEAVADECRAAGRRPYVIPGGGSNEVGSLGYVACALETLAQAADIGFRIDTVVHATGSTGTQAGLLAGFEGAQSGVDVLGISVRQTRERQEAAVDALTQRVARHLGLAHPIGRDRVRANGDYVGEGYGVPTPGMIEALRLTARTEGVLLDPVYSGKAMAGLIDLCRKGAFGAGQNVVFVHTGGQAALSAYEEALSPES, via the coding sequence CTGCAGCTCGGACGTTTCGACCGCGTGCGCCTCGGCCACTGGCCGACGCCGCTGGAGCGCGCGCCGCGCCTGACGGCGGCGCTCGGCGGGCCGACGATCTGGATCAAGCGCGACGACTGCACCGGGCTGGCCACCGGCGGCAACAAGACGCGCAAGCTCGAGTTCCTGGTCGGCGAGGCGGTGGCGCGGGGCGCCGACACGCTGATCACGCTGGGCGCCGTGCAGTCGAACCATGTCCGCCAGACGGCGGCGGCCGCCGCGCGCATGGGGATGGCGTGCGAGATCCTGCTGGAGCGGCGCCTGTCGCAGACCACGCCGACCTACGAGCGCAACGGCAACGTGCTGTTCGACCGCCTGCTCGGCGCCAGGCTGCGCGAGGTGCCGTCGGGCACCGATATGCTCGCGGCGGCGGAGGCCGTCGCCGACGAATGCCGCGCGGCGGGCCGGCGGCCCTACGTGATCCCCGGCGGCGGCTCCAACGAGGTCGGCTCGCTGGGCTACGTCGCCTGCGCGCTCGAGACACTGGCGCAGGCGGCCGACATCGGCTTCCGGATCGACACCGTCGTGCACGCCACCGGCAGCACCGGCACGCAAGCCGGCCTTCTGGCGGGCTTCGAGGGGGCGCAGAGCGGCGTCGACGTGCTGGGCATCAGCGTGCGCCAGACGCGTGAGCGTCAGGAGGCCGCGGTCGACGCGCTGACACAGCGTGTCGCGCGGCACCTCGGCCTCGCGCACCCGATCGGGCGCGACCGCGTCCGCGCCAACGGCGACTATGTCGGCGAGGGCTACGGCGTGCCGACTCCCGGCATGATCGAGGCGCTGCGCCTGACCGCCCGCACCGAGGGCGTCCTGCTCGATCCGGTGTACTCCGGCAAGGCGATGGCCGGGCTGATCGATCTCTGCCGCAAAGGCGCGTTCGGCGCCGGACAGAACGTGGTGTTCGTCCATACCGGCGGCCAGGCGGCGCTCTCGGCCTACGAGGAAGCCCTCTCGCCCGAATCGTGA
- a CDS encoding citrate synthase family protein — MISQQYLDAEAAAEALGVNRQTLYAYVSRGMIRSEDGAGRQRRYRADDIAALAARKARGRGAEAVASQSLHFGAPVLESALTLIEGGRLFYRGQDATTLAGSATLEDVARLLWDTPGDPFAHADALPPVTSTLRAGWAAAAALPPIDRCLALLPLAAAGDTRAFSRDAGTVAATAARVVRLLAAITRGAGPSTAPIHRQIADAWRLDDDGADLVRAALVLAADHELNASTFAVRVAASTGVTPWGAVIAGLAVLQGPTHGGMTRRVGEMFAAVQDAADPDAALVERVQSGARIPGFGHRLYPGGDARARFLLERLAHKVGGRPEARRTLAITAAAERVVGAPPTIDVALVAIERVWSLPRGSALAMFLVGRAVGWLAHMLEQRANPELIRPRARYVGVNFAE, encoded by the coding sequence ATGATCAGTCAACAATACCTCGACGCCGAGGCCGCCGCCGAGGCGCTCGGCGTCAATCGCCAGACGCTCTACGCCTATGTCAGCCGGGGCATGATCCGCTCGGAGGACGGCGCCGGGCGCCAGCGGCGCTACCGGGCCGACGACATCGCCGCGCTGGCCGCCCGCAAGGCGCGCGGGCGCGGCGCCGAGGCGGTCGCCAGCCAGTCGCTGCATTTCGGCGCGCCGGTGCTGGAGTCGGCGCTGACGCTGATCGAGGGCGGCCGCCTGTTCTACCGCGGGCAGGACGCGACCACGCTGGCCGGAAGCGCCACGCTCGAGGACGTCGCGCGGCTCTTGTGGGACACGCCCGGCGATCCGTTCGCGCACGCCGACGCGCTGCCGCCGGTGACGTCGACGCTGCGGGCGGGATGGGCCGCGGCGGCGGCGCTGCCGCCCATCGACCGCTGCCTCGCGCTGCTGCCGCTGGCCGCCGCCGGCGACACCCGCGCGTTCTCGCGCGACGCCGGCACGGTCGCCGCCACGGCGGCGCGCGTGGTCCGCCTGCTGGCCGCCATCACGCGCGGCGCGGGGCCGTCGACGGCGCCGATCCACCGGCAGATCGCCGATGCGTGGAGGCTCGACGACGACGGCGCCGACCTCGTGCGCGCGGCGCTGGTGCTGGCCGCCGACCACGAGCTCAACGCCTCGACCTTCGCCGTGCGGGTGGCGGCCTCGACCGGCGTCACGCCGTGGGGCGCCGTGATCGCCGGCCTCGCCGTGCTCCAAGGACCGACCCATGGCGGCATGACCCGCAGGGTCGGCGAGATGTTCGCCGCCGTCCAGGACGCGGCCGATCCCGACGCGGCGCTGGTCGAGCGCGTGCAGAGCGGCGCCCGGATCCCGGGCTTCGGCCACCGCCTCTATCCCGGCGGCGACGCCCGCGCCCGATTCCTGCTGGAGCGGCTGGCGCACAAGGTCGGCGGCCGTCCGGAGGCGCGCCGGACCCTGGCGATCACCGCCGCCGCCGAGCGGGTCGTGGGCGCGCCGCCGACCATCGACGTGGCGCTGGTGGCGATCGAACGCGTCTGGTCGCTGCCCCGGGGTTCGGCGCTGGCGATGTTCCTGGTCGGGCGCGCCGTCGGCTGGCTGGCGCACATGCTGGAGCAGCGGGCCAATCCCGAGCTGATCCGGCCGCGGGCCCGCTACGTCGGCGTCAATTTCGCCGAATGA
- a CDS encoding SDR family oxidoreductase yields the protein MGRLKDKVAIVTGGASGIGAASCRLFAEEGARVLAVDRPESAIATAHAGIDAIAALGVDITGDDAPKRILDAAVERFGGVDILFNNAGVSGRAFAEEMTDEHWDRVMGVNVRAMFRICREAIPHLRRAAERKGRARIINTASVMAFDTDYGLSAYCASKAGVAGLTHTLALELGKFRITANYVLPGAIYTGMTKSGFDDPEIAAIWAKKAALRRLGQPIDIARGALLLASDEADFITGHGLVVDGGLTLRT from the coding sequence GGGCATCGGCGCCGCCAGCTGCCGGCTGTTCGCCGAGGAGGGCGCCCGCGTGCTGGCGGTCGACCGGCCGGAATCGGCGATCGCCACGGCGCACGCCGGAATCGACGCCATCGCCGCGCTCGGCGTCGACATCACCGGGGACGACGCGCCCAAGCGCATCCTCGACGCCGCCGTCGAGCGGTTCGGCGGCGTCGACATCCTGTTCAACAACGCCGGCGTCAGCGGCCGGGCGTTCGCCGAGGAGATGACCGACGAGCACTGGGACCGGGTGATGGGCGTCAACGTGCGCGCCATGTTCCGGATCTGCCGCGAGGCCATCCCGCATCTGCGCCGCGCGGCGGAGAGGAAGGGACGCGCGCGCATCATCAACACCGCCTCGGTGATGGCCTTCGACACCGACTACGGCCTGTCGGCGTACTGCGCCTCGAAGGCCGGCGTCGCCGGTCTGACACACACGCTGGCGCTGGAGTTGGGCAAGTTCCGCATCACCGCCAACTACGTGCTGCCCGGCGCGATCTACACCGGCATGACCAAGTCCGGCTTCGACGACCCCGAGATCGCCGCGATCTGGGCCAAGAAGGCGGCGCTGCGCCGGCTGGGCCAGCCGATCGACATCGCCCGGGGCGCGCTGCTGCTGGCCAGCGACGAGGCCGATTTCATCACCGGCCACGGGCTGGTGGTCGACGGCGGGTTGACGCTGCGGACCTGA
- a CDS encoding FAD binding domain-containing protein, producing the protein MYDFAYHKAGSVADAAAALKKAGGEGKLMAGGMTLIPTLKQRLARPSDVVDLAGAAELRGIKVDGSTVTIGAMARHAEVAASAEVAKAIPALAALAGGIGDGQVRNRGTIGGSIANNDPAADYPAAALALGATIKTNERSIAADDFFKGLFETALKDGEIVVSVSFPVAKKAAYMKFPNPASRYAMVGVFVAQTAGGPRVAVTGAGPGVFRVKAMEEALAKSWSADAVAGIKVPASGMNTDIHASAEYRAHLVTVMAKRAVAAAG; encoded by the coding sequence ATGTACGATTTCGCGTACCACAAGGCCGGCTCCGTCGCCGACGCCGCCGCCGCGCTGAAGAAGGCGGGCGGCGAGGGCAAGCTGATGGCCGGCGGCATGACGCTGATCCCGACGCTCAAGCAGCGCCTGGCGCGGCCGAGCGACGTGGTCGATCTCGCCGGCGCCGCCGAGCTGCGCGGCATCAAGGTCGACGGCTCGACGGTCACCATCGGCGCCATGGCGCGGCACGCCGAGGTCGCGGCGTCGGCCGAGGTCGCCAAGGCGATCCCGGCGCTGGCGGCGCTGGCCGGCGGCATCGGCGACGGCCAGGTGCGCAACCGCGGCACGATCGGCGGATCGATCGCCAACAACGATCCCGCCGCCGACTATCCCGCCGCGGCGCTGGCGCTGGGCGCCACGATCAAGACCAACGAGCGCTCCATCGCGGCCGACGATTTTTTCAAGGGCCTGTTCGAGACCGCGCTGAAGGACGGCGAGATCGTCGTGTCGGTGTCGTTCCCGGTCGCCAAGAAGGCGGCCTACATGAAGTTCCCGAACCCGGCGTCGCGCTACGCCATGGTCGGCGTGTTCGTGGCCCAGACCGCCGGCGGCCCGCGCGTCGCCGTGACGGGCGCCGGACCGGGCGTGTTCCGGGTCAAGGCGATGGAGGAGGCGCTGGCCAAGAGCTGGTCGGCCGACGCCGTGGCCGGGATCAAGGTGCCGGCGTCCGGCATGAATACCGACATCCACGCCAGCGCCGAGTACCGCGCCCATCTCGTGACCGTGATGGCCAAGCGGGCGGTCGCCGCCGCCGGCTGA
- a CDS encoding carbon monoxide dehydrogenase subunit G: MDFSGEYRIPASRQAVWDALNDPEILRQCIPGCESLEKEGDNVLKASVRMRIGPVSARFGGKVTLSDIDPPNGYRISGEGQGGAAGFAKGGAVVKLTEDGGATVLNYTADAQVGGKIAQVGARLIDGTAKKLADEFFSKFAEVVGAGAAPAATADSPSTIDAPAPAAGGVNAAGSPARPVTDSAERGYKHWLVIGAGLAILVIAYFAAR; this comes from the coding sequence ATGGATTTCTCCGGCGAATACCGCATTCCCGCGTCGCGTCAGGCCGTCTGGGACGCGCTCAACGATCCCGAGATCCTGAGGCAATGCATTCCCGGCTGCGAGTCGCTCGAGAAGGAGGGCGACAACGTGCTGAAGGCGTCGGTGCGCATGCGCATCGGGCCGGTCAGCGCGCGCTTCGGCGGCAAGGTGACGCTGTCGGACATCGATCCGCCGAACGGCTACCGCATATCCGGCGAGGGGCAGGGCGGGGCGGCCGGCTTCGCCAAGGGCGGCGCGGTCGTCAAGCTGACGGAGGACGGCGGCGCCACGGTGCTGAACTACACCGCCGACGCCCAGGTCGGCGGCAAGATCGCGCAGGTCGGCGCGCGCCTGATCGACGGCACCGCCAAGAAGCTGGCCGACGAGTTCTTCAGCAAATTCGCCGAGGTCGTCGGCGCCGGCGCGGCGCCGGCCGCGACCGCCGACTCGCCGTCGACGATCGACGCGCCCGCGCCGGCGGCCGGCGGGGTCAACGCCGCCGGATCGCCGGCGCGGCCGGTGACGGATTCCGCCGAGCGGGGCTACAAGCACTGGCTCGTCATCGGCGCCGGACTGGCGATCCTCGTGATCGCGTATTTCGCCGCGCGGTGA
- a CDS encoding (2Fe-2S)-binding protein, whose protein sequence is MAVAFTLNGKPASLDVEPEMPLLWALREAAGLTGTKFGCGLAQCGACTVHLDGAPVRSCQTTTGDVAGRAVVTIEAVGGTPIGKAVQEAWIAHQVPQCGYCQSGQIMSAAVLLATNRAPTDADIDAAMRGNICRCGTYNAIRAAIKTAAKSLG, encoded by the coding sequence ATGGCGGTCGCGTTCACGCTCAACGGCAAGCCGGCGTCGCTCGACGTCGAGCCGGAGATGCCGCTGCTGTGGGCGCTGCGCGAGGCCGCCGGATTGACCGGCACCAAGTTCGGCTGCGGGCTGGCGCAATGCGGCGCCTGCACCGTGCATCTCGACGGCGCGCCGGTCCGCTCCTGCCAGACCACGACCGGCGACGTCGCCGGCCGCGCCGTGGTCACGATCGAGGCGGTGGGCGGCACGCCGATCGGCAAGGCCGTGCAGGAGGCGTGGATCGCGCACCAGGTGCCGCAATGCGGCTACTGCCAATCCGGCCAGATCATGTCGGCGGCGGTGCTTCTGGCCACGAACCGGGCGCCGACCGACGCCGACATCGACGCCGCGATGCGGGGCAACATCTGCCGCTGCGGCACCTACAACGCGATCCGCGCGGCCATCAAGACGGCCGCGAAATCGCTGGGCTGA
- a CDS encoding xanthine dehydrogenase family protein molybdopterin-binding subunit gives MTNGTKIGDRVRRKEDRRFLTGSGRYVDDLALARCTHAYFLRSPHAHARIRGIDAAAAKDSPGVVAVFTGKDVADAKVGGLICGWTVTDKHGQPHKAPAHPALALDTVRHVGDTVAMVIAETYAQAKDAAEKIAVDYDVRPALVDPVKAAAAGAALVHDDVPGNLCYDWELGDKAAVAAAFAKAAHVTKIDLVNNRLIPNAMEPRAAAAEYDRGTGNYTLYTTSQNPHVARLVLSAFVLGIPEHKLRVVAPDVGGGFGSKIFIYAEETMCVWAAGKVGRAIKWTAERGESFMSDAHGRDHVSHAELALDKDGKFLALKVDTIANMGAYLSTFATAVPTYLYATLLAGQYTTPAIHCNVRAVFTHTVPVDAYRGAGRPEATYLIESIVSKAARETGIDSAELRKRNFIAPTAFPYQTPVALTYDSGNYVPIIDEAMKLVDYAGAGARKAEAKKRGKLRGIGISSYIEACGIAPSAVVGSLGAGVGLWESAQLRFNPTGNVQILTGSHSHGQGHETTFAQLVSDKLGVPFDQIEVVHGDTDKVPFGMGTYGSRSLAVGGSAIMNAADKIIAKGKKIAAHLMEAAEADIVFENGTFKVAGTDKNVPLAQAVFAAYVPHNYPSDKLEPGMDENAFYDPSNFTYPSGTQICEVEIDPDTGVVEIADFAAVDDFGNIINPMIVEGQVHGGIAQGVGQALMEAAVYDNATGQLMSGSYMDYTMPRADDLPSLKLGYKVTPCPHNPLGVKGCGEAGAIAAPAAVMNAIRDALAQVGAQDRIEMPATPQRVWAAINAR, from the coding sequence ATGACGAACGGCACCAAGATCGGCGATCGCGTGCGGCGCAAGGAGGACCGGCGTTTCCTGACGGGGAGCGGCCGGTACGTCGACGACCTCGCCCTGGCGCGCTGCACCCACGCCTATTTCCTGCGCTCGCCGCACGCGCACGCCAGGATCCGCGGCATCGACGCGGCGGCGGCGAAGGATTCCCCCGGCGTCGTCGCGGTGTTCACCGGCAAGGACGTCGCCGACGCCAAGGTCGGCGGGCTGATCTGCGGCTGGACCGTCACCGACAAGCACGGCCAGCCGCACAAGGCGCCGGCGCATCCGGCGCTGGCGCTCGACACCGTCCGCCACGTCGGCGACACGGTGGCGATGGTGATCGCCGAGACCTACGCGCAGGCCAAGGACGCCGCCGAGAAGATCGCCGTCGACTACGACGTGCGGCCGGCGCTGGTCGATCCGGTCAAGGCGGCCGCCGCCGGCGCCGCCCTCGTGCACGACGACGTGCCCGGCAACCTCTGCTACGACTGGGAACTGGGCGACAAGGCCGCGGTCGCCGCCGCCTTCGCCAAGGCCGCCCACGTCACCAAGATCGACCTGGTCAACAACCGCCTGATCCCCAACGCGATGGAGCCGCGGGCGGCGGCGGCCGAGTACGACCGCGGCACCGGCAACTACACGCTGTACACGACCAGCCAGAACCCGCACGTCGCGCGGCTGGTGCTGTCGGCCTTCGTGCTCGGCATCCCCGAGCACAAGCTGCGCGTGGTCGCGCCCGACGTCGGCGGCGGCTTCGGCTCCAAGATCTTCATCTACGCCGAGGAGACGATGTGCGTGTGGGCGGCCGGCAAGGTCGGCCGCGCCATCAAGTGGACCGCCGAGCGCGGCGAGTCGTTCATGAGCGACGCGCACGGCCGCGACCACGTCAGCCACGCCGAGCTGGCGCTCGACAAGGACGGCAAGTTCCTGGCGCTCAAGGTCGACACCATCGCCAACATGGGCGCCTACCTGTCGACCTTCGCGACGGCGGTACCGACCTACCTCTACGCCACGCTGCTGGCCGGCCAGTACACGACGCCGGCGATCCACTGCAACGTGCGCGCCGTGTTCACGCACACCGTGCCGGTCGACGCCTACCGCGGCGCCGGGCGGCCCGAGGCGACCTACCTGATCGAGTCGATCGTCAGCAAGGCGGCGCGCGAGACGGGCATCGACTCCGCCGAGCTGCGCAAGCGCAACTTCATCGCGCCGACCGCCTTCCCGTACCAGACGCCGGTGGCGCTGACCTACGATTCGGGCAACTACGTGCCGATCATCGACGAGGCGATGAAGCTGGTCGACTACGCCGGCGCGGGCGCCCGCAAGGCCGAGGCGAAGAAGCGCGGCAAGCTGCGCGGCATCGGCATCTCGTCCTACATCGAGGCCTGCGGCATCGCGCCGTCGGCGGTGGTGGGCTCGCTCGGCGCCGGCGTCGGCCTGTGGGAGAGCGCGCAGCTGCGCTTCAACCCGACCGGCAACGTGCAGATCCTGACCGGCTCGCACAGCCACGGCCAGGGCCACGAGACGACCTTCGCGCAGCTGGTGTCCGACAAGCTCGGCGTGCCGTTCGACCAGATCGAGGTGGTCCACGGCGACACCGACAAGGTGCCGTTCGGCATGGGCACCTACGGCTCGCGCTCGCTGGCGGTCGGCGGCTCGGCGATCATGAACGCGGCCGACAAGATCATCGCCAAGGGCAAGAAGATCGCGGCCCATCTGATGGAGGCCGCCGAGGCCGACATCGTGTTCGAGAACGGCACCTTCAAGGTCGCCGGCACCGACAAGAACGTGCCGCTGGCGCAGGCGGTGTTCGCCGCCTACGTGCCGCACAACTACCCCTCGGACAAGCTCGAGCCGGGCATGGACGAGAACGCGTTCTACGATCCGTCGAACTTCACCTATCCCTCCGGCACGCAGATCTGCGAGGTCGAGATCGACCCCGACACCGGCGTGGTCGAGATCGCCGATTTCGCCGCCGTCGACGATTTCGGCAACATCATCAATCCGATGATCGTCGAGGGCCAGGTGCACGGCGGCATCGCCCAGGGCGTCGGCCAGGCGCTGATGGAAGCCGCCGTCTACGACAACGCGACCGGCCAGCTGATGAGCGGCTCGTACATGGACTACACCATGCCGCGGGCCGACGACCTGCCGTCGCTCAAGCTCGGCTACAAGGTCACGCCGTGCCCGCACAACCCGCTGGGCGTGAAGGGCTGCGGCGAGGCCGGCGCCATCGCCGCGCCGGCGGCCGTCATGAACGCGATCCGCGACGCGCTGGCCCAGGTCGGCGCCCAGGACCGCATCGAGATGCCGGCCACGCCGCAGCGCGTGTGGGCCGCGATCAACGCGCGCTGA